The Candidatus Kuenenbacteria bacterium genomic interval CTTCTGTGGCAAAATGGCAGATTGAGAGTGGTGGCCAAAATTAGTCTTTTTGGTTGACAAAAAGCCAAAAATGCGCTAAGATGTTTTATATGAAAAGATTAACCAATAATTTGAATAATAACAATAATCGCCTGCGGGTTGGTTAGTTTTTCGTATTAGGAAACTTTCAAACCCGCTTTCAAGAAGGCGGGTTTTTTGATTCACTTTTTGGTTCTGGGGTAGTTTAATGGCCCCGCACCAGATTTCTGGGATAGTTCAGTGGTAGAACGCCGCGCTGTTAACGCGGATGTCGCAGGTCCGAATCCTGCTCCCAGAGATTTGATGCGGGGTAAATGCCACGCCTCGCTGTTAACGAGGATAGTGAAGGTTCAATTCCTTCCCCCAGAGCTGAAGGGTGAATTTTTATTTGTTAAAATAGGTTATTTGGGTTAAGATAAAGATATAAATGGATTTATTTTGGGCGTGGATGCGAAGCGTTCGTGGTTTTTTAAATGGGATCCTTCGCTCCGCTCAGGATAAAGTTTTTTATTATGAAAATAGCAGTGTTGGCGTCGGGAGGCGTGGATAGCTCGGTGGCTTTGAGGTTACTAAAAGATCAGGGCCACAAGCTAACGGCGTTTTATATAAAAATTTGGATGGAGGACAAATATTCTTTTCTCGGCAAGTGTCCGTGGGAGGAAGATTTGAGTTATTTAGAAAAAGTTTGCAAGCAGGCAAAAGTGCCTCTGGAAATAGTGCCTTTGCAAAAAGAATATTGGGCTAGGGTGGTAGCTGGGGCGATCAAAGAAGTAAAAGCGGGCCGGACGCCGAATCCAGATATTCTATGCAATCAGTTTATAAAATTTGGCGTGTTTTATGATTATATTGGCAAGGGGTTTGATAGGGTGGCGACAGGGCATTACGCGCAGGTCGAGGAACACCACCCTGGCCCTCGGCAAGCTCGGCCCACCCCTCCTCAGGGAGGAGGGGGAAGCAAGGTTTATTATTTAAAAAGATCACCAGACAAAATCAAAGATCAAACATATTTTTTGGCGCGGCTAAATCAGGAGCAGCTGGCGCGGGCGATTTTTCCAATCGGACAGTATGCCAAAGAAGAGGTGAGAAAATTGGCGCGTAAATATAAATTACCAAACAAAGACAGGAAGGATAGTCAGGGGATTTGTTTTTTGGGCAAGATTAAATACCGGGATTTTTTGGCGGCGCATTTGGGAAAAAAGCCGGGCGAGATTATTAATATAAAAACAGGAAAGAAAATGGGAGAACATGATGGTTTTTGGTATTA includes:
- the mnmA gene encoding tRNA 2-thiouridine(34) synthase MnmA yields the protein MKIAVLASGGVDSSVALRLLKDQGHKLTAFYIKIWMEDKYSFLGKCPWEEDLSYLEKVCKQAKVPLEIVPLQKEYWARVVAGAIKEVKAGRTPNPDILCNQFIKFGVFYDYIGKGFDRVATGHYAQVEEHHPGPRQARPTPPQGGGGSKVYYLKRSPDKIKDQTYFLARLNQEQLARAIFPIGQYAKEEVRKLARKYKLPNKDRKDSQGICFLGKIKYRDFLAAHLGKKPGEIINIKTGKKMGEHDGFWY